From Desulfovibrio desulfuricans, a single genomic window includes:
- a CDS encoding TonB-dependent receptor, which produces MNKVSAIVAAAVLAGHCLCVQPGWAAETPPETGGQEAPASKADLTQGSLTAYDLPAVTTFGVADQAPTVPVQTRFGTQYNVVTEEQIRLQNSLDFYDALRNVPGVMYQKKNIIGGQTSASLYVRGRGASHPSPDINIFFDDVPRSGVLYGQALADGIPVYALGGMEIYKYPQPSRFGTGYAMLNFIPKYMTKEGYELRIGAEGGSFGTVAENVGMGAKKDNVDIYAAQSLVSTLGHKDHTAAYQASYYGNMGIGLSDNWSLRMMANRVDAQTQVPNNPITNTRTTDRYDTQTSLATLSLINKYNNANGYLKGYYNDTLFYLRGENSNTTTSVQTNNLYGLRGRETYSIWEGSEIVNGFDLDISDLRNDQRTYSTDSTTSWEFPQHRMFSPYAAVSQMFGSKESFHVTPSAGLRLYTSNLFEDKTAPQAGLVLGYNNTNLGLNYARGVNYPSPVILQGLLTNKTSLPSGLDTKDIRPEVVDHYEMSLSHTQPGLFTASATVFHDDGRDRLRAYMYGNANPTSDFFTSSASEYKIDGLELAGSVTPTDNLELFVGATWLKTWAKGDDGETTSKMPYTPAFALQTGFKWKFFDNFQLSGDYQYLKDVYAANWMRTTSPKAPSSNVTTLNERNRLPDINVFNARLDYTFSYDDMHIEEGKVFVAVNNIFNTPYAYSMELSGNNRGLYNMPGTSVMVGFDLKF; this is translated from the coding sequence ATGAACAAGGTTTCAGCAATTGTGGCGGCTGCCGTGCTTGCAGGCCACTGTCTTTGCGTTCAGCCGGGCTGGGCGGCAGAGACTCCACCCGAAACAGGAGGGCAGGAGGCCCCTGCCTCAAAGGCAGACCTCACGCAGGGCAGCCTTACAGCGTATGACCTGCCCGCCGTAACCACTTTCGGCGTGGCCGATCAGGCTCCAACTGTTCCAGTGCAGACGCGGTTTGGCACCCAGTACAACGTGGTGACTGAAGAGCAGATCCGCCTACAGAACTCTCTTGATTTTTATGACGCCCTGCGCAACGTGCCGGGCGTCATGTATCAGAAAAAGAACATCATCGGCGGGCAAACCAGCGCGAGCCTTTATGTGCGCGGGCGCGGCGCAAGCCATCCAAGCCCTGACATCAATATCTTTTTTGATGACGTGCCGCGCAGCGGCGTGCTGTACGGGCAGGCCCTGGCCGACGGCATCCCGGTCTACGCCCTCGGCGGTATGGAAATTTACAAATACCCCCAGCCGTCGCGCTTTGGCACCGGTTATGCCATGCTGAACTTTATTCCCAAATACATGACCAAGGAAGGTTATGAGCTGCGCATTGGCGCAGAGGGAGGCAGCTTTGGCACTGTGGCCGAAAACGTTGGCATGGGCGCAAAAAAAGACAATGTGGATATTTATGCCGCGCAAAGCCTTGTCAGCACGCTGGGGCACAAGGATCACACAGCGGCCTACCAGGCGAGCTACTACGGCAACATGGGCATAGGCCTGTCTGACAACTGGTCGTTGCGCATGATGGCCAACCGGGTGGATGCACAGACTCAGGTTCCCAACAATCCCATTACCAATACCCGCACCACAGACCGCTACGATACACAGACAAGCCTTGCCACGTTGAGCCTCATCAACAAGTACAACAACGCCAATGGTTACCTCAAAGGCTATTACAACGACACGCTGTTTTATCTGCGCGGCGAAAATTCCAACACAACCACATCGGTGCAAACCAACAATCTGTACGGATTGCGAGGCCGCGAAACCTATTCCATCTGGGAAGGCAGCGAGATAGTCAACGGCTTTGATCTTGATATCAGCGACCTGCGCAACGACCAGCGGACGTATTCCACAGATTCCACAACATCGTGGGAATTTCCGCAGCACAGGATGTTTTCGCCCTACGCTGCCGTCAGCCAGATGTTTGGCAGCAAGGAAAGCTTTCACGTTACGCCTTCCGCTGGTCTGCGCCTGTACACAAGCAACCTCTTTGAAGACAAAACCGCTCCGCAGGCTGGCCTTGTGCTTGGCTACAACAACACCAATCTTGGCCTCAACTACGCGCGGGGCGTCAACTATCCAAGCCCTGTTATCCTCCAGGGCCTGCTGACCAACAAAACATCATTGCCTTCCGGCCTGGACACCAAGGATATTCGCCCTGAAGTGGTGGACCACTATGAAATGTCGCTCAGCCACACCCAGCCGGGGCTGTTCACGGCAAGCGCCACTGTCTTTCACGATGACGGCCGCGACAGACTGCGCGCCTATATGTACGGGAACGCCAACCCCACCAGCGACTTTTTCACTTCGTCCGCGTCTGAATACAAAATTGACGGGCTTGAACTTGCTGGCAGCGTCACGCCCACAGACAACCTTGAGCTCTTTGTGGGCGCAACCTGGCTGAAAACATGGGCCAAGGGCGACGACGGCGAAACTACAAGCAAAATGCCCTACACGCCTGCCTTTGCCCTGCAAACCGGCTTCAAGTGGAAGTTCTTTGATAACTTCCAGCTCAGCGGCGATTACCAGTACCTCAAGGATGTTTACGCAGCCAACTGGATGCGGACGACAAGCCCCAAAGCGCCTTCCAGCAACGTGACCACGCTGAATGAAAGAAATCGCCTGCCCGACATCAACGTGTTTAACGCAAGGCTGGACTATACTTTCAGTTACGATGACATGCACATTGAAGAAGGCAAGGTTTTTGTGGCGGTAAACAACATCTTCAATACGCCCTATGCTTACAGTATGGAGCTTTCCGGCAACAACCGGGGGCTTTACAACATGCCCGGCACAAGCGTCATGGTTGGTTTTGACCTCAAGTTCTAA
- a CDS encoding class I SAM-dependent methyltransferase, translating into MSKNSAQHAEREEFFNAHATGWEARNYPPEKLRQVDHLVQGLPLAHARVILDVGCGEGVLQPFLQKHAQTDAAFLALDPSAAMLKCLSARFPHVHTYQAAAECMPLPDASVDMVICFSAFPHVADKKAAAREFYRVLRPAGRAYVLHIDGREKLNQLHDSHHAVEGDHLPCPTGMRIIFSEAGFTNIEASEGPDHFHFCAIK; encoded by the coding sequence ATGAGCAAAAACTCTGCACAACACGCTGAAAGAGAAGAATTTTTCAACGCGCACGCCACCGGATGGGAAGCCCGCAACTATCCGCCGGAAAAACTCAGGCAGGTTGACCACTTGGTTCAGGGGCTGCCCCTGGCGCATGCCCGTGTTATTCTGGATGTGGGCTGCGGCGAAGGTGTGCTGCAGCCTTTTTTGCAAAAACATGCCCAGACCGATGCGGCATTCCTGGCGCTCGACCCTTCCGCAGCAATGCTCAAATGTCTTTCCGCGCGCTTTCCTCATGTGCATACATATCAGGCGGCGGCAGAATGCATGCCCCTGCCGGACGCCAGCGTGGACATGGTTATCTGTTTTTCCGCCTTTCCGCACGTGGCGGACAAAAAAGCCGCGGCTCGCGAGTTTTATCGCGTTCTGCGCCCCGCTGGCCGGGCCTATGTGCTGCACATAGATGGCCGTGAAAAACTCAATCAGCTTCATGACAGCCACCATGCCGTTGAGGGCGATCATCTGCCCTGCCCCACGGGCATGCGCATCATCTTTTCCGAGGCTGGCTTTACGAACATTGAGGCCAGTGAAGGGCCAGACCACTTCCACTTTTGCGCTATAAAATAG
- a CDS encoding metal ABC transporter substrate-binding protein gives MKKFSALLWLALVLIPLSATAAEPLRVVAGTSLISDIVADLTEGKSETLTLIQGSSCPGHENASTGDYVFAAKAKLLLVHPFQRHLQQVDAMLQAVGNPLLAIVEVSPRGSWLIPDIQKQAVREIAAALEGAAPELAPVIRRRMLQRLQKIDAIAAECRSALAATQGLPVIAAYMQAEFVKWAGFDVIRSFGRAEDVNARGLAEILSAVKDSPVAGVVDNYQSGPDAGLPLALELGVTHVVLSNFPGSSNDAPDYFSLLRRNVAQLQTIKAKP, from the coding sequence ATGAAAAAATTTTCCGCCCTTCTGTGGCTTGCCCTGGTTCTCATTCCCCTTTCCGCAACTGCGGCGGAACCGCTGCGCGTTGTGGCCGGAACTTCGCTTATTTCGGATATTGTTGCCGACCTGACAGAAGGTAAAAGCGAAACGCTCACCCTGATCCAGGGTTCAAGTTGCCCTGGTCATGAGAATGCCAGCACCGGGGATTATGTTTTTGCCGCCAAGGCAAAGCTGCTGCTCGTCCACCCGTTTCAGCGCCATCTGCAGCAGGTCGATGCCATGCTCCAGGCTGTGGGCAACCCTCTGCTTGCTATTGTTGAAGTAAGCCCGCGTGGCAGCTGGCTCATACCCGATATACAAAAGCAGGCTGTGCGGGAAATTGCGGCGGCGCTTGAAGGCGCGGCCCCTGAGCTTGCGCCGGTTATCAGGCGGAGGATGCTGCAACGGCTGCAAAAGATTGACGCCATTGCTGCAGAATGCCGCTCGGCGCTTGCTGCCACGCAGGGATTGCCTGTTATCGCAGCATACATGCAGGCAGAATTTGTAAAATGGGCGGGCTTTGACGTGATCCGCTCCTTTGGCAGGGCTGAAGACGTTAATGCGCGCGGGCTGGCTGAAATTTTGAGCGCAGTCAAAGACAGCCCAGTGGCGGGTGTGGTGGATAATTATCAGAGCGGGCCGGACGCGGGGCTACCGCTGGCGCTGGAGCTTGGGGTGACGCATGTGGTGCTTTCCAATTTTCCCGGCTCCAGCAACGACGCGCCGGACTATTTCAGCCTGTTGCGCCGTAACGTGGCGCAATTGCAAACCATAAAGGCAAAGCCGTGA
- a CDS encoding ABC transporter ATP-binding protein translates to MTPCLAELRNVSVHYGKRCILNGINLRIEKGDFWTLIGPNGAGKSTLMGLFNGLTPHNGGTVYFKGKSVSPDMLGEVRRQVAHVFQATDLDPKMPLSVFASVLSGTYGRLGLFRWPGKKEKNLAMQSLEVVGLAHLAQRPIGHLSGGERQRVALARALAQEPELLLLDEPTAALDWRAQRDICNAVATLREAFNLTVVMVTHDLNAVFALAQKVAMLRAGGMLWQGDVQDAVNAELLSRLYDVPIQVAHSGERMAALF, encoded by the coding sequence GTGACCCCGTGCCTGGCCGAACTGCGCAACGTCAGCGTTCACTACGGCAAGCGATGCATCCTGAACGGCATAAACCTGCGCATCGAAAAGGGTGATTTCTGGACGCTCATCGGCCCTAACGGCGCAGGCAAGTCCACTCTGATGGGCCTTTTTAACGGGCTTACGCCACACAATGGCGGCACCGTGTATTTCAAAGGTAAAAGTGTAAGCCCAGACATGCTGGGCGAGGTACGCCGTCAGGTGGCGCATGTTTTTCAGGCTACCGACCTTGATCCCAAAATGCCGCTTTCTGTCTTCGCCTCCGTGCTCAGCGGCACCTATGGGCGGCTGGGACTTTTTCGCTGGCCGGGAAAGAAAGAAAAAAATCTTGCCATGCAATCACTTGAAGTCGTTGGCCTTGCGCACCTGGCCCAGCGGCCTATCGGGCATCTTTCTGGAGGCGAAAGGCAGCGGGTGGCGCTTGCCCGCGCCCTGGCGCAGGAGCCGGAACTGCTGCTGCTTGACGAACCCACAGCCGCGCTTGACTGGCGCGCGCAGCGGGATATCTGCAATGCTGTTGCCACACTGCGTGAAGCATTCAACCTCACTGTCGTCATGGTTACGCATGACCTCAACGCTGTGTTTGCGCTGGCTCAAAAGGTTGCCATGCTGCGGGCTGGCGGCATGCTCTGGCAGGGCGACGTGCAGGATGCCGTCAATGCTGAGCTCTTGAGCAGACTGTACGATGTGCCCATTCAGGTAGCGCACAGCGGCGAGCGCATGGCGGCCTTGTTTTAA
- a CDS encoding metal ABC transporter permease, which yields MDDFFQYAFLQRALLMALLGGSVCGAMGVFVVLWRMSLVGMCVSHAAFAGALLALWLGAPPLAGGLAASLGAASAVGPLAEKPGFSLDTAMGVVFAVVMSLAMLALGLMPGARTEGLSLIWGSLLTVTRFDLQLMAATALLLFGFVFLFFKEIEAIMGQRHAAVAAGIPVKGIYYACLILMGLVVACALKAIGGLLIYALIVTPAATALQITYRLSRMFLLAALFGAVASVAGLWLSFHWAVPPGAVIVLVSSAILVAAMIFSPKKTCRSEQTSPVERAIRPDH from the coding sequence ATGGATGACTTTTTTCAGTACGCTTTTTTGCAAAGGGCCTTGCTTATGGCCTTGCTTGGCGGTTCTGTCTGCGGGGCAATGGGCGTCTTTGTGGTGTTGTGGCGCATGAGTCTGGTGGGGATGTGCGTTTCGCACGCCGCCTTTGCCGGGGCGCTGCTTGCCCTATGGCTTGGCGCGCCGCCGCTGGCTGGTGGGCTTGCAGCCAGCCTTGGGGCTGCCTCTGCTGTGGGGCCGCTTGCTGAAAAACCCGGATTCAGCCTTGATACCGCCATGGGTGTTGTCTTTGCGGTGGTGATGAGCCTGGCCATGCTGGCTTTGGGCCTCATGCCCGGCGCACGGACAGAAGGCCTCAGCCTCATATGGGGGAGCCTGCTCACGGTAACACGCTTTGACCTGCAACTCATGGCCGCAACGGCCTTGCTTCTGTTTGGCTTTGTTTTTCTGTTTTTCAAGGAGATCGAGGCAATCATGGGGCAAAGGCATGCGGCGGTAGCTGCGGGGATTCCCGTCAAGGGCATCTACTATGCCTGCCTCATTTTGATGGGGCTGGTGGTGGCTTGTGCCCTCAAGGCCATCGGCGGCTTATTGATCTATGCGCTTATTGTTACACCAGCAGCCACGGCATTGCAGATCACCTATCGCCTGAGCCGCATGTTTCTGCTGGCCGCCCTGTTCGGCGCGGTGGCTTCCGTTGCGGGCCTGTGGCTTTCATTCCATTGGGCTGTGCCGCCGGGGGCCGTTATTGTGCTGGTTTCTTCCGCCATACTTGTTGCAGCCATGATCTTTTCGCCCAAGAAGACATGCCGGAGCGAACAGACATCTCCTGTCGAGAGAGCAATCAGGCCTGATCACTAA
- a CDS encoding energy transducer TonB, translating into MLPFDYPPPRRSKRLFVRWLGYSAILHAVLAACLLAGAYALPRYLPVQSGGAVMVSLAGVGSSLAGEVGLQAQAAGGMTEDVSVTPPMTETAAKAEQTVAEAAVPVKKHSVKPKQAERPAGNHKAQPSQYRQEQSAQPKPQQVTTASGQSAQTGLPVQSGGDGGQGSASSGSGPLEQATGAVQGDGSPHPQVMPWNAQGGPRFLRQAPLRYPRAAQRRNLEGKAVVEAYLDMQGKLLRARVLQADHEDFADAALACVQSSSFKPAQREGKAIPCVVRIPMLFVLKGL; encoded by the coding sequence GTGTTGCCGTTTGATTACCCGCCGCCTCGGCGCAGCAAACGTTTGTTTGTCCGCTGGTTGGGGTATTCCGCCATTCTGCACGCTGTGCTCGCGGCATGCCTGCTTGCAGGGGCCTACGCCTTGCCCCGGTATCTTCCGGTTCAGTCTGGCGGGGCAGTGATGGTCAGTCTGGCAGGTGTGGGGAGTTCATTGGCAGGAGAGGTGGGGCTGCAGGCACAGGCTGCGGGCGGCATGACTGAGGATGTCTCAGTTACGCCGCCAATGACAGAAACAGCAGCAAAAGCCGAGCAAACGGTGGCTGAGGCGGCTGTTCCTGTAAAAAAGCATTCTGTCAAGCCGAAGCAGGCAGAAAGGCCCGCTGGCAACCACAAGGCGCAGCCCTCGCAATACAGGCAGGAGCAATCGGCCCAGCCAAAGCCCCAGCAGGTAACCACAGCCTCGGGGCAGTCTGCCCAAACCGGCCTGCCAGTTCAATCTGGCGGTGATGGCGGTCAAGGCTCTGCCAGCAGCGGCTCTGGCCCTTTGGAGCAGGCCACGGGCGCTGTGCAGGGGGATGGTTCCCCCCACCCGCAGGTTATGCCCTGGAATGCTCAGGGCGGGCCACGATTTTTACGGCAGGCTCCATTGCGGTACCCCCGCGCTGCCCAACGCCGTAACCTTGAAGGAAAGGCGGTTGTGGAAGCCTATCTTGATATGCAGGGCAAGCTGCTCCGCGCCCGCGTGTTGCAGGCTGATCATGAAGATTTTGCCGATGCGGCGCTGGCCTGTGTGCAGTCGTCATCGTTCAAGCCTGCCCAGCGGGAGGGTAAAGCTATCCCCTGTGTGGTGCGTATTCCCATGCTCTTTGTGCTCAAGGGGCTTTAG
- a CDS encoding methyl-accepting chemotaxis protein, with amino-acid sequence MLADLKIARKLSLLLVLPMATFLFVVSAENIQRWKTIDHLKAIERSLVVSLSAGELIHELQKERGYTAGFLGSKGKRFSSELAEQTDKSNSAYKNFTAVLAGADSLENDSLARIFAASTQNFTDLSTTRSAARDARIDALQAIAAYNISINELIAAISELNARADLAFTSIIQLLHGKEIAGQERATLNAAFSAGTFSKQLYRDWLYRVSSQNTYLSSFAELGGKAALNLLQSKMQSVDEEVTRFRDTAYANLEKSSLEADPQQWFAASTRRIDKLMEVEKAWGDQLLGNAREEVRLAQRSLLIAVSAALLVAFFTILLGWRICITIGRPVRSTLRYAQGITHGDFDSVLTVKQNDEIGGLADVLREMVTRLKEQIQTAQQQHALADERGNLAEQCRITAEQAEKEATTRASTLATAVDKIHGVVESLNLALNNLEEQVRISTQGATSQSNRLDTTTSAMQEMSTTVIEVAKNAADAAQTADNSHTKASEGSTVVENVISAIAQVQEQSNKMKVDMGLLGQQAEGIGQVLDVISDIADQTNLLALNAAIEAARAGDAGRGFAVVADEVRKLAEKTMTATKEVGEAIHAVQGGTRKHISHVEQSAATIEQVTVLARQSGEALQALVQLANASTIQAQSIATASEEQSASSETIHSSLEDINQLALNTANAMDQATSVLNELRTQTDILVGVMADLKSTGIKKSVLM; translated from the coding sequence ATGCTTGCCGATCTCAAGATTGCCCGAAAACTCAGTCTTCTGCTCGTATTGCCCATGGCGACTTTTCTCTTCGTTGTTTCTGCGGAAAACATTCAACGCTGGAAGACGATAGACCACCTTAAAGCCATAGAACGCTCGCTGGTTGTCAGCCTCTCTGCTGGTGAACTTATCCACGAGCTGCAAAAAGAGCGTGGTTACACGGCTGGATTCCTGGGCAGCAAGGGCAAAAGGTTTTCTTCTGAACTGGCGGAACAGACAGATAAATCCAATTCAGCCTATAAAAACTTTACTGCTGTACTTGCTGGCGCGGATAGTCTGGAAAATGACTCTCTTGCCAGAATATTTGCTGCATCCACCCAAAACTTTACAGACCTTTCTACAACCAGAAGCGCTGCCAGGGACGCCCGCATTGATGCCCTTCAGGCCATTGCAGCGTACAATATCAGTATCAATGAACTGATCGCTGCGATTTCTGAACTGAACGCCCGCGCCGACCTTGCCTTCACATCAATCATTCAGCTTTTGCACGGCAAGGAGATTGCCGGGCAGGAGCGTGCCACGCTCAACGCCGCCTTTTCTGCCGGAACCTTCAGCAAACAGCTCTACCGCGACTGGCTCTACAGGGTCAGCTCACAAAACACCTATCTGAGTTCGTTTGCGGAACTGGGCGGCAAGGCAGCGCTAAACCTGCTGCAAAGCAAAATGCAATCTGTTGATGAAGAAGTGACGCGATTCCGCGATACTGCCTACGCCAACCTTGAAAAATCCAGCCTGGAGGCTGATCCGCAGCAATGGTTTGCAGCGTCCACGCGCCGCATCGACAAGCTGATGGAAGTGGAAAAAGCTTGGGGAGATCAATTGCTTGGAAACGCTCGCGAAGAAGTGCGTCTGGCCCAGAGGAGCCTCTTGATCGCTGTTTCTGCCGCGCTTCTGGTGGCCTTTTTCACCATTCTGCTGGGTTGGAGAATCTGCATCACTATTGGAAGGCCAGTGCGCAGCACCCTGCGCTACGCCCAAGGCATCACGCACGGGGATTTTGATTCGGTTCTGACAGTCAAACAGAATGACGAGATCGGCGGCCTTGCCGATGTGCTGCGCGAAATGGTCACCCGCCTGAAAGAACAGATTCAGACGGCCCAACAACAGCATGCCCTTGCTGATGAACGCGGCAACCTGGCGGAACAGTGCAGAATAACAGCCGAGCAGGCAGAAAAAGAAGCAACTACAAGAGCCAGCACCCTTGCAACGGCTGTAGACAAAATTCACGGCGTTGTGGAATCGCTTAATCTCGCCCTCAACAACCTTGAGGAACAGGTGCGCATTTCTACGCAAGGCGCAACCAGCCAGTCCAACAGGCTTGATACCACAACCAGCGCCATGCAGGAAATGAGCACCACTGTCATTGAAGTTGCAAAAAATGCTGCGGATGCCGCCCAAACGGCAGATAATTCACACACCAAGGCAAGCGAAGGCTCCACAGTTGTTGAAAATGTCATCTCTGCAATCGCTCAGGTGCAAGAGCAGTCCAACAAGATGAAGGTCGATATGGGCCTGCTCGGTCAGCAGGCCGAGGGCATTGGGCAAGTCCTGGATGTCATCAGTGATATTGCCGACCAGACCAACCTTTTGGCGCTCAATGCTGCCATTGAGGCTGCGCGCGCAGGCGATGCAGGCCGGGGTTTTGCCGTGGTTGCGGACGAAGTGCGCAAGCTGGCCGAAAAAACCATGACAGCGACCAAGGAGGTGGGAGAAGCCATCCATGCGGTTCAGGGCGGAACACGCAAACATATCTCGCACGTGGAGCAGTCCGCTGCAACCATTGAGCAGGTCACGGTTCTGGCCCGGCAGTCTGGCGAAGCATTGCAGGCTCTTGTGCAACTGGCAAACGCCTCTACCATTCAGGCCCAATCCATCGCCACAGCTTCCGAAGAACAGTCCGCCTCCAGCGAAACCATCCACAGCAGCCTTGAAGATATCAATCAGCTTGCCCTTAACACCGCAAACGCCATGGATCAGGCGACCTCAGTTCTCAACGAACTGCGCACGCAGACCGACATTCTGGTCGGCGTTATGGCGGATTTAAAAAGTACCGGCATCAAGAAATCTGTTTTGATGTAA